A region from the Aegilops tauschii subsp. strangulata cultivar AL8/78 chromosome 5, Aet v6.0, whole genome shotgun sequence genome encodes:
- the LOC109773893 gene encoding protein C2-DOMAIN ABA-RELATED 11 codes for MSEEAEGRGARPGVLKVVVAQGTNLAIRDFTSSDPYVVVRLADKSAKTKVINSCLNPVWNEEMVFSVREPLGIIKFEVFDRDRFKYDDKMGHAFIDLQPVAAATKLRRALKLTTGETRLRKVAPTADNCLLSDSFVTYADGEIVLDSRLRLRDVESGELFVTVKWIDAGAT; via the exons ATGAGCGAGGAGGCGGAGGGGAGGGGGGCGAGGCCCGGCGTGCTCAAGGTGGTGGTGGCGCAGGGGACCAACCTCGCCATCAGGGACTTCACCTCCAGCGACCCCTACGTCGTCGTCCGCCTCGCAGACAAG AGTGCAAAGACAAAAGTCATCAACAGTTGCCTCAATCCAGTTTGGAACGAAGAGATGGTCTTCTCCGTCAGGGAACCTCTAGGGATCATCAAATTT GAGGTGTTCGACCGGGACCGGTTCAAGTACGACGACAAGATGGGCCACGCCTTCATCGACCTGCAGCCGGTGGCGGCCGCGACGAAGCTCCGGCGCGCGCTCAAGCTCACCACGGGGGAGACCAGGCTCCGGAAGGTGGCGCCGACCGCCGACAACTGCCTGCTCTCCGACAGCTTCGTGACCTACGCCGACGGCGAGATCGTGCTCGACTCCCGGCTGCGGCTGCGCGACGTCGAGTCCGGGGAGCTCTTCGTGACCGTCAAGTGGATCGACGCCGGCGCCACGTGA